In Rattus norvegicus strain BN/NHsdMcwi chromosome 3, GRCr8, whole genome shotgun sequence, a genomic segment contains:
- the Lrrn4 gene encoding leucine-rich repeat neuronal protein 4 has translation MWWTLMLQLLQLLLQLQMVQSHSLEGLSQHQIPLFRLTQLGVWDSHDRRPNDSSCEGLPAAGATTLNLANRSLERLPSCLPRTLRILDGSHNLLHALSEPVLRRLPELSVLTLHHNRISVLHWDGSTPTGLHELDLSHNLLAELPPCSGLSRSSLSLLSLAGNPLQALQPRTFACFPELQFLNLSCSKLGHIAQEAFAGVDGGPLEALELLDLSGTNLERVESEWIRNLPKLKSLYLRKMPRLKTLEGDIFKMTPNLRLLDCQESPALTSVHTEIFQDTPNLQVLQLQNCNLSSFGPWTVNSSQVLLVSLFGNPLICSCELAWLLLDASKTVLHRAADTTCEPALGSKGPFSGPLPLSHLSNVCRSDQSTTLLASNPPHDHHSVSAPWTQEPSIGQSRALSAQPEGSQQNITKVPSLTMAPPTQGSRTYRDTSEETAQSTTNSEIVYSPSRALPGTASSGAEQTDTYILEPSISSASTPLVSKYLEPSPTSPNPRSISQINQRTQANPKAFHTDPPQDEIPVLLLDDDSEEETTQDQVAAPRQDVSCDYHPCRHLQTPCAELQKRLRCRCPGLSGQDTIPDPPKLQGVSEMTDTSVLIHWCAPNSVVLWYQIHYLAEGGSGNRSVTDIYATARQHPLYKLSPGTTYHVCVLAANRAGLSQPQTSGWGRSCATFTTKPSSVVIFWGLCTASGLLLVSTLVLSVCLWRQRWKPHRQFHDTHLVAFKNPARSEEVTQW, from the exons ATGTGGTGGACGCTGATGCTGCAACTGCTGCAGCTCCTGCTTCAACTGCAAATGGTGCAGAGTCACAGCCTGGAGGGACTTTCCCAGCACCAGATCCCTCTCTTCCGACTCACTCAGCTGGGAGTCTGGGACAGCCACGACCGCCGCCCCAACGACTCTTCCTGCGAGGGGCTCCCGGCCGCGGGAGCCACCACCCTGAACCTAGCGAACCGCAGCCTGGAGCGCCTGCCTAGCTGCCTGCCGCGCACGCTGCGCATCCTCGACGGTAGCCACAACCTGCTGCACGCTCTTAGCGAACCTGTGCTCCGCCGCCTACCCGAGCTGAGCGTGCTCACGCTGCACCACAACCGCATCTCCGTTCTGCACTGGGACGGCAGCACACCGACCGGGCTGCATGAGCTCGACCTCAGCCACAACCTGCTGGCCGAGCTGCCGCCCTGCTCCGGGCTTTCGAGGAGCAGCCTGAGCTTGCTGTCGCTGGCCGGGAACCCACTGCAGGCGCTGCAGCCACGGACCTTCGCATGCTTCCCAGAGCTTCAGTTTCTCAACCTCTCCTGCAGCAAGCTGGGCCACATCGCCCAGGAGGCGTTCGCGGGGGTGGACGGTGGGCCCCTGGAGGCGCTAGAGCTCTTGGACCTGAGTGGCACGAACCTGGAAAGAG TTGAGTCTGAGTGGATCAGAAACCTGCCAAAGCTCAAATCCCTCTACCTGAGAAAGATGCCCAGGCTGAAGACACTGGAGGGAGACATTTTCAAGATGACTCCCAACCTGCGGCTGCTGGATTGTCAAGAATCCCCAGCGCTTACTTCTGTCCACACGGAGATCTTTCAAGACACACCCAACCTGCAGGTCCTTCAGCTCCAGAA TTGCAACTTGAGCTCCTTTGGTCCTTGGACTGTGAATTCCTCCCAGGTCTTGTTGGTCAGCCTCTTTGGCAACCCTCTCATTTGCAGCTGTGAGCTGGCTTGGCTTCTCTTGGATGCAAGCAAAACTGTCTTACACAG GGCAGCAGATACCACATGTGAGCCTGCTTTAGGATCCAAGGGCCCCTTCTCAGGacctctccccctttcccaccTGTCTAATGTGTGCAGGTCAGACCAAAGCACCACCCTCCTGGCTTCAAACCCACCCCACGACCATCACTCAGTTTCTGCACCATGGACACAGGAGCCTTCCATTGGACAGAGCAGGGCCCTGTCTGCTCAGCCTGAAGGAAGCCAACAAAATATCACCAAAGTCCCCTCCCTCACCATGGCTCCACCCACACAAGGATCACGGACCTACAGAGATACTTCAGAGGAAACCGCCCAGTCTACCACTAACTCTGAGATAGTTTACAGTCCTTCCAGGGCTCTGCCTGGCACTGCCAGTTCAGGGGCAGAGCAGACTGACACATATATCCTTGAGCCCAGTATCTCATCTGCCTCTACCCCATTGGTCAGCAAATACCTTGAACCCTCGCCTACTTCACCGAACCCCAGAAGCATATCTCAGATCAACCAGAGGACCCAAGCTAACCCCAAGGCTTTCCACACAGATCCTCCACAGGATGAGATTCCAGTTTTGCTGTTAGATGATGACAGCGAGGAGGAGACGACTCAGGACCAGGTGGCAGCACCTCGTCAGGACGTCTCTTGTGATTACCACCCCTGCAGGCATCTGCAGACCCCATGTGCAGAGCTGCAGAAGCGCCTCAGATGCCGCTGCCCTGGTCTCAGTGGACAGGATACCATTCCAGACCCTCCCAAGCTGCAGGGGGTGTCGGAGATGACTGACACGTCAGTGCTCATCCACTGGTGTGCCCCCAACTCAGTGGTGCTCTGGTATCAGATCCATTACTTGGCAGAAGGAGGGTCTGGGAACCGATCAGTAACGGACATCTATGCTACTGCCCGACAGCACCCCCTGTACAAGCTGTCACCAGGCACCACCTACCATGTGTGTGTACTGGCAGCCAACAGGGCCGGCCTGAGCCAGCCACAGACCTCGGGCTGGGGTAGGTCATGTGCCACCTTCACAACCAAGCCCAGCTCCGTGGTCATCTTCTGGGGACTGTGTACTGCCAGTGGTCTGTTACTGGTTAGCACCCTGgtgctgtctgtgtgtctctggagGCAGCGGTGGAAGCCACACAGGCAGTTCCATGACACACACCTGGTGGCCTTCAAGAACCCAGCCAGGTCTGAAGAAGTAACTCAGTGGTAG